A window from Deltaproteobacteria bacterium encodes these proteins:
- the secA gene encoding preprotein translocase subunit SecA — MVTALLKKVFGTQNDRELKKLTPRVAEINAFEPKMKALTDAQLAALTPQFKERLGRGEPLDSLLPEAFATVREASIRTLGMRHFDVQMVGGLVLHQGKIAEMKTGEGKTLVATLPIYLNALEGKGVHVVTVNDYLAKRDSAWMGKIYQFLGMTVGVIVHGLNDQERQANYGCDITYGTNNEYGFDYLRDNMKFSLSQYVQRDLHYALIDEVDSILVDEARTPLIISGPAEESTDKYARINAIVPQLKKDPDFNIDEKSRTIVLTEAGVAHAEKLLGIENLYEARNIEILHHVNQGLRAHQLFKRDVDYVVKDNQVIIVDEFTGRLMPGRRWSDGLHQAIEAKEKVKIENENQTLATITFQNYFRMFKKLAGMTGTADTEAAEFHKIYNLDVVVVPTHRAMVRKDEPDLIYKNEAAKFRAVINEIEIRHKRGQPVLVGTITIDKSEVLSQMLSRRGIEHHVLNAKHHEKEAEIVAQAGRFGSVTIATNMAGRGTDIVLGGNPEFLTKNSLGQNHSPEEFQKKLPELKKQCEAEHAKVVGQGGLHILGTERHESRRIDNQLRGRSGRQGDPGSSQFFISLEDDLMRIFGSDRISRIMDRLKMDENEPIFHPWISKAIENAQKKVEAHNFEIRKNLLDFDSVMNQQRQTVYTFRREVLDGKNLKDKFLDMLDSLAAQISGEFAVHGNQEFNAEGFKDRVYKYFGVKPQTGVLAELEKTEDSLGQYIYDQALALFEQKEKQYGAAVMDQVLTVFMLQTIDSLWKDHLLSMDHLREGIGLRGYAQKDPILEYKKEGFERFQMMMLRLYEDVAEKVFHVQIQTEAGEELAMPARRAQPMHLQHHDNASAASQRLAGLPPSGGENKKVPGPQSREYPKVGRNEPCPCGSGKKFKKCHGSS, encoded by the coding sequence ATGGTAACCGCTTTATTAAAAAAGGTATTTGGCACTCAAAACGATCGTGAGTTGAAAAAGCTTACGCCCAGGGTGGCTGAGATCAACGCCTTTGAACCCAAGATGAAGGCGTTGACCGATGCCCAATTAGCGGCTTTAACTCCCCAATTCAAAGAACGCCTGGGTCGGGGTGAACCCCTCGACAGCCTGTTGCCCGAGGCCTTTGCCACCGTACGTGAAGCCAGTATACGCACTTTGGGCATGCGCCATTTTGATGTGCAGATGGTGGGGGGGCTGGTGCTGCATCAAGGCAAGATTGCCGAAATGAAAACCGGTGAAGGTAAAACCCTGGTAGCAACGTTACCGATTTATCTAAACGCCCTGGAAGGCAAGGGTGTGCATGTTGTGACCGTCAATGATTATCTGGCCAAACGAGATTCGGCCTGGATGGGGAAAATTTATCAGTTTTTAGGTATGACCGTTGGGGTTATTGTGCATGGGCTCAATGATCAGGAACGCCAAGCAAACTATGGTTGCGATATTACGTACGGTACCAACAACGAGTATGGCTTTGATTATTTGCGCGACAACATGAAATTTTCTTTGAGCCAGTATGTGCAACGAGATTTGCATTATGCGCTCATTGATGAAGTCGATAGTATTTTGGTGGATGAAGCGCGCACGCCTTTAATCATCTCGGGCCCGGCCGAAGAATCAACCGACAAATATGCGCGTATTAATGCAATCGTTCCACAATTAAAAAAAGACCCTGATTTTAATATCGACGAAAAAAGTCGTACCATCGTGTTAACCGAAGCCGGTGTTGCCCATGCTGAAAAATTGCTGGGTATCGAAAATCTTTACGAGGCGCGCAATATTGAAATTCTTCATCATGTCAATCAAGGCCTCCGCGCCCATCAGTTGTTTAAACGCGATGTCGATTATGTAGTTAAAGATAATCAGGTGATTATTGTCGATGAATTTACCGGCAGGCTTATGCCCGGCAGGCGTTGGAGTGATGGCCTTCACCAAGCCATCGAGGCCAAAGAAAAAGTAAAGATCGAAAATGAAAATCAAACCCTAGCTACGATTACCTTTCAAAATTATTTTCGGATGTTTAAAAAATTGGCAGGCATGACGGGCACCGCCGATACCGAGGCGGCTGAATTTCATAAAATTTATAATTTAGACGTGGTGGTGGTCCCTACCCATCGCGCCATGGTTCGCAAAGACGAGCCCGATCTTATTTACAAAAACGAGGCGGCAAAATTTCGTGCGGTCATTAATGAAATTGAAATCCGCCATAAACGCGGTCAACCCGTTTTGGTGGGTACGATCACGATTGATAAATCGGAGGTGTTAAGCCAGATGCTCTCGCGCCGGGGGATTGAACACCATGTGTTGAACGCCAAGCATCACGAGAAAGAAGCAGAGATTGTGGCCCAAGCCGGGCGTTTTGGCAGTGTGACCATTGCTACCAACATGGCAGGCCGTGGTACTGACATTGTATTGGGTGGCAACCCAGAATTTTTAACCAAAAATAGTTTGGGGCAAAATCATAGCCCCGAAGAATTTCAAAAAAAATTACCAGAATTAAAAAAACAATGCGAAGCCGAGCATGCTAAAGTGGTGGGGCAAGGGGGCTTGCATATTTTAGGTACGGAGCGCCATGAAAGCCGACGGATTGATAATCAATTGCGTGGCCGTTCCGGCCGGCAGGGCGACCCGGGGTCGAGCCAGTTTTTTATTTCGCTGGAAGATGACTTGATGCGTATTTTTGGGTCCGACCGTATTTCTCGCATCATGGATCGATTGAAGATGGACGAAAACGAGCCCATTTTTCACCCCTGGATCAGCAAGGCCATAGAAAACGCTCAGAAAAAAGTTGAGGCGCATAATTTTGAAATTAGGAAAAATTTATTAGATTTTGATAGTGTGATGAACCAACAGCGGCAAACAGTTTATACCTTCCGCCGTGAAGTGTTGGATGGGAAAAATTTAAAAGATAAATTTTTAGATATGCTTGATTCGCTTGCCGCGCAAATTTCAGGTGAGTTTGCTGTGCATGGTAACCAAGAATTTAATGCCGAGGGTTTTAAAGATCGAGTTTATAAATATTTTGGTGTCAAACCTCAAACCGGGGTTCTGGCTGAGCTTGAAAAAACCGAAGATAGCTTGGGGCAATATATTTACGATCAAGCCCTTGCGTTGTTTGAACAAAAAGAAAAACAATATGGCGCTGCGGTGATGGATCAGGTGTTGACCGTTTTCATGTTGCAGACCATCGATTCTTTATGGAAAGACCACTTGCTTAGCATGGATCATTTGCGCGAGGGGATTGGCTTGCGTGGCTATGCCCAAAAGGATCCCATTTTAGAATATAAAAAAGAAGGCTTTGAGCGTTTCCAAATGATGATGCTTCGCCTTTATGAAGATGTGGCAGAAAAAGTCTTTCATGTGCAAATCCAAACGGAGGCGGGCGAAGAATTAGCCATGCCTGCCCGCCGTGCCCAACCCATGCACTTACAACATCATGACAATGCCTCTGCTGCCAGCCAACGTTTAGCGGGTTTGCCACCGAGTGGTGGCGAAAACAAAAAGGTGCCAGGTCCACAAAGTCGTGAATACCCTAAGGTAGGTCGTAACGAGCCATGCCCTTGTGGAAGTGGTAAAAAATTTAAAAAATGCCACGGGAGTTCTTAA
- a CDS encoding response regulator, producing the protein MTEHNFTLIVIDDNEMLLRMWKRLLSEEENWTLYTTHEPIEAIEFLKISTADLIISDIVMPTMNGFRLAEMVRKIDPEMKILLTSGYLENFSDIVIDGPPINFIKKPYQDIEEVICFIKCMLADKAYQRRTSERVGDLMVWSL; encoded by the coding sequence ATGACCGAACATAATTTTACCCTAATCGTCATCGACGACAATGAAATGCTGCTACGCATGTGGAAGCGGCTTCTTTCCGAAGAAGAAAATTGGACCCTCTACACCACTCACGAACCCATTGAAGCCATTGAGTTTTTGAAAATCTCCACCGCTGATCTGATTATCAGTGACATCGTCATGCCCACCATGAACGGATTTCGCTTAGCCGAAATGGTGCGCAAGATCGACCCAGAAATGAAAATCTTACTCACCAGTGGCTACCTAGAAAATTTTTCCGATATTGTAATCGACGGCCCACCCATCAATTTTATCAAAAAACCTTACCAAGATATCGAAGAGGTGATTTGTTTCATTAAATGCATGCTAGCCGATAAGGCCTATCAACGCCGCACGAGTGAACGAGTCGGCGACCTTATGGTGTGGTCGTTATAA
- a CDS encoding UvrD-helicase domain-containing protein — protein MNDLLSHLNPPQQEAVVTTEGPLLIFAGAGSGKTRVLVHRVAYLLQVKKIHPTQLLAVTFTNKAAEQMRHRIAELTGFPAGSLWISTFHAAGVKILRRHINRLGINQDFVIYDDSDRMSLIKKCLAELNINPKLFNPRQILGSISTAKNNLIAPEYFPQEDFFNEKVAKVYHAYEQQLKKSHAVDLDDLLVLPVRLFREFPEILKYYHHQLQYFLVDEYQDTNHAQYQLMKLLALHSQNLCVVGDDDQSIYSWRGADIRNILDFGKDFPDAKVVKLEQNYRCSGKILQAAYEVVKKIRQRAPKTLWTDNAPGEPITYFTGMRDLEEARFVVQEIQKLKSEWQLSNRDFAIFYRTNAQSRPFEDELRRQNIPYVIYGGMKFYERMEIKDILAYLLVLLNPNDSVNLKRIINVPARGIGKTTVEKLEYFATGRGLTLWDALLQVEAAGLSAGPSRAIRGFVSLLEELRKNINQLRPSQLVNGLLNKTGYIDTLQQEGTLEAENRIENIEELVNVLAEFEIEQPQSGLRDFLDQVSLNTELQTTGEDTSALPLMTLHLAKGLEFPVVFVVGLEEGLCPHLRSMSEPSQMDEERRLFYVGMTRAERKLYLTNAVERRFFGQEQFNLPSRFLEDIPKECVESASSVIANPSADLSLRGQPAEAISSVEQKGLLRRAGLAMTEGPLARNNKDYQEPSPYRRGVRVAHPIFGMGTIEACEGAAAKCKLTVKFQKVGTKKLLAEFSNLVILLKRAQMQGARKDATGAYMEIREDRGFAGNPSLTLWTGSADGSFLEVPFITTTP, from the coding sequence ATGAATGACTTACTATCTCATCTTAATCCCCCGCAACAAGAAGCCGTCGTTACCACCGAGGGGCCACTGCTCATTTTTGCAGGGGCAGGCAGTGGCAAAACACGGGTATTGGTGCATCGGGTGGCTTATCTGTTACAGGTCAAAAAAATTCACCCTACTCAATTGTTGGCTGTTACCTTTACCAACAAAGCAGCCGAACAAATGCGTCATCGGATTGCCGAATTAACGGGATTTCCTGCAGGTAGCCTGTGGATTTCTACCTTTCATGCAGCCGGGGTTAAAATCTTACGTCGCCATATTAACCGCTTGGGTATTAACCAAGATTTTGTGATTTACGATGATTCCGATCGCATGAGTTTGATCAAAAAATGTTTGGCCGAACTTAACATCAATCCCAAATTATTTAACCCCCGCCAAATATTAGGGTCGATTTCAACGGCAAAAAATAATCTCATTGCCCCAGAATATTTTCCCCAAGAAGATTTTTTTAACGAAAAAGTAGCCAAGGTTTATCATGCCTACGAGCAACAATTAAAAAAGAGCCATGCGGTTGATTTAGATGATTTATTGGTTTTGCCCGTGCGACTCTTTCGCGAGTTTCCAGAAATTTTGAAATACTATCACCATCAATTGCAATATTTTTTGGTCGATGAATACCAAGATACCAATCATGCCCAGTACCAACTTATGAAACTTTTGGCCCTGCATAGTCAAAACTTATGTGTGGTGGGTGATGATGATCAGTCGATCTATTCCTGGCGCGGGGCCGACATTCGCAATATTCTCGATTTCGGAAAAGACTTTCCCGATGCCAAAGTTGTAAAATTAGAACAGAACTATCGTTGCAGTGGCAAGATTCTTCAAGCCGCTTATGAAGTGGTTAAGAAAATTCGTCAACGGGCTCCTAAAACCCTATGGACTGATAATGCGCCCGGGGAGCCCATCACTTATTTTACTGGGATGCGTGATTTAGAAGAGGCACGTTTTGTGGTGCAAGAAATTCAGAAATTAAAAAGTGAATGGCAACTTAGCAACCGTGACTTTGCTATTTTTTATCGCACCAATGCCCAATCGCGACCCTTTGAAGATGAATTGCGTCGGCAAAATATTCCTTATGTTATTTATGGTGGCATGAAATTTTATGAACGGATGGAAATTAAAGATATTTTGGCTTATTTGTTGGTACTGTTAAACCCTAATGACAGCGTTAATCTTAAACGCATCATCAATGTGCCGGCCCGTGGCATTGGTAAAACTACGGTTGAGAAGCTAGAGTATTTTGCGACGGGGCGAGGTTTAACTTTATGGGATGCCTTATTGCAAGTCGAAGCTGCTGGCCTATCAGCGGGTCCATCTCGAGCGATTAGAGGTTTTGTCAGTCTCCTGGAGGAATTACGCAAAAACATAAATCAGTTGCGGCCTTCGCAATTGGTGAATGGGTTGTTAAACAAGACCGGCTACATTGATACGCTGCAACAAGAGGGCACCTTAGAAGCAGAAAATCGTATCGAAAATATTGAAGAATTAGTGAACGTGTTGGCAGAATTTGAAATTGAACAACCTCAAAGTGGCTTGCGAGATTTTTTAGATCAAGTGAGTTTGAATACGGAATTACAAACCACCGGAGAAGATACTTCGGCGCTACCCCTCATGACCTTGCATTTGGCCAAGGGTTTAGAATTCCCTGTCGTTTTTGTGGTGGGTTTAGAAGAAGGCTTGTGCCCGCATCTCCGTTCAATGAGTGAGCCTAGCCAAATGGACGAAGAACGCCGTCTTTTTTATGTGGGGATGACCCGCGCTGAACGCAAACTCTACCTCACCAATGCGGTTGAGCGGCGTTTTTTTGGCCAAGAACAATTCAATCTGCCTTCACGATTTTTAGAAGATATTCCAAAAGAGTGTGTAGAGTCTGCCTCTTCTGTCATTGCAAACCCATCCGCAGATCTGTCATTGCGAGGCCAGCCGGCCGAAGCAATCTCATCGGTTGAACAGAAGGGATTGCTTCGGCGGGCTGGCCTCGCAATGACAGAAGGCCCTTTAGCTCGCAATAACAAAGACTACCAGGAGCCATCTCCTTACCGTCGCGGAGTTCGAGTCGCTCATCCTATTTTTGGTATGGGTACCATCGAAGCCTGCGAGGGTGCTGCTGCCAAGTGCAAACTCACCGTCAAATTTCAAAAAGTGGGGACTAAAAAATTATTGGCTGAATTTTCGAATCTGGTGATTTTACTAAAAAGGGCCCAGATGCAAGGCGCCCGCAAAGACGCGACCGGAGCGTATATGGAAATACGTGAGGATCGCGGCTTTGCGGGCAATCCTTCGCTTACGCTCTGGACAGGCTCTGCAGATGGGTCGTTTTTAGAGGTCCCCTTTATAACGACCACACCATAA
- the glmS gene encoding glutamine--fructose-6-phosphate transaminase (isomerizing): MCGIMGYIGARQARDVLLDGLSRLEYRGYDSAGVAIFQNSEIKIRRAVGKLAVLRAQLATEPLPGNLGIGHTRWATHGRPSENNAHPHQADSIVLVHNGIIENYLELKAELIQQGCVFRSDTDTEVLAHLLQQFLNTSTLRMALRKALAKVKGSYAVALFSSQDPKTLYVARLGSPLVIGLGDGEQFVASDIPAILPYTRKVIILEDGQIGELRSHEVMVTNLRGEVLKPKVTEVQWDLKQAEKCGFKHYMLKEIFDQPQSLSDTLSGRIVWKKRQLYLEEMEPFLAKGDWLKTCNRIYIIACGTSLHAALVAKFYLEEFLKIPVLVDYASEFRYRQAPIDHKTLFIAVSQSGETADTLVALRNAKAKKAKALSICNVVGSTLARESHGVFYTRCGPEIGVAATKTFTAQILALLLLALRLGGRRGTLKREMMEEFLRSILVLPKKVRQVLAKASDIQSISHTHALARHYLYVGRGVSYPIALEAALKLKEIAYVHAEGYAAGELKHGPIALIDDGSPIVSLVSKDGLYEKMMSNVEEMRSRGGSIIAVATVGDKAIAERASEVFYLPPTHPLLTPILEAVFVQLFAYYIADEKGYDIDQPRNLAKSVTVE; encoded by the coding sequence ATGTGTGGAATTATGGGTTACATTGGAGCAAGGCAAGCCAGAGATGTCCTCTTGGATGGCTTGAGCCGTTTGGAATATCGTGGTTATGATTCGGCCGGGGTGGCCATTTTTCAAAACTCTGAAATTAAAATTAGGCGAGCTGTGGGTAAGTTAGCCGTGTTACGTGCTCAATTGGCTACGGAGCCACTGCCCGGCAATTTAGGCATTGGCCATACCCGTTGGGCAACCCACGGTAGGCCCAGCGAAAACAACGCCCATCCTCATCAGGCCGATTCGATTGTGTTGGTGCATAATGGCATCATTGAAAATTACTTAGAGCTAAAAGCAGAACTCATCCAACAAGGTTGTGTGTTTCGCTCCGATACCGATACGGAAGTGTTGGCCCATTTGCTGCAACAATTTTTAAATACTTCCACGTTGCGAATGGCTTTGCGCAAGGCCTTGGCCAAAGTCAAAGGTAGTTATGCGGTGGCCTTGTTTTCTTCACAAGATCCAAAAACTCTTTACGTTGCAAGGCTGGGGAGCCCCTTGGTGATTGGCTTAGGGGACGGTGAGCAATTTGTAGCTAGCGATATTCCGGCCATCCTGCCTTATACGCGCAAGGTCATCATTTTAGAAGATGGTCAAATCGGTGAGCTGCGTTCTCACGAAGTGATGGTGACGAACTTACGGGGCGAAGTGTTGAAACCAAAAGTGACCGAAGTGCAATGGGATCTGAAGCAAGCCGAAAAATGCGGCTTTAAACACTACATGCTCAAAGAAATCTTTGATCAACCGCAGAGTTTAAGCGACACCCTCAGTGGGCGAATTGTGTGGAAAAAACGCCAGCTTTATTTAGAAGAAATGGAGCCATTTTTAGCCAAAGGTGATTGGCTTAAAACTTGTAACCGAATTTATATTATTGCCTGCGGGACCAGCCTACATGCTGCTTTGGTGGCTAAATTTTATTTAGAAGAATTTTTAAAAATTCCTGTGCTGGTTGATTATGCCAGTGAGTTTCGTTATCGTCAGGCCCCCATCGATCATAAAACCTTATTCATTGCCGTTTCCCAATCGGGTGAAACCGCAGATACTTTAGTGGCCTTGCGCAATGCCAAGGCAAAAAAGGCCAAAGCTTTAAGCATTTGCAATGTGGTGGGTAGTACACTAGCGCGTGAAAGCCACGGGGTTTTTTATACGCGCTGTGGGCCTGAGATTGGGGTGGCGGCTACTAAAACTTTTACGGCGCAAATTTTAGCCCTGCTGTTGCTGGCTTTACGCTTGGGCGGGCGGCGTGGCACCCTTAAACGAGAAATGATGGAAGAGTTCTTGCGTTCGATTTTGGTATTACCCAAAAAAGTCCGACAAGTTTTAGCTAAGGCAAGTGACATTCAAAGCATTTCCCACACTCATGCGCTAGCCCGTCATTATTTATATGTGGGGCGAGGCGTTTCTTATCCCATCGCCTTAGAAGCGGCGTTGAAATTGAAAGAGATTGCCTATGTGCATGCTGAAGGGTACGCGGCCGGGGAATTAAAACATGGGCCGATTGCCTTGATTGATGATGGTTCGCCTATTGTGAGTTTGGTTTCTAAAGATGGTTTGTATGAAAAAATGATGTCAAACGTAGAAGAGATGCGCAGCCGTGGTGGGTCGATTATTGCAGTGGCTACCGTTGGTGATAAAGCCATTGCTGAACGTGCAAGTGAGGTTTTTTATTTGCCCCCTACGCATCCACTCTTGACGCCTATCCTAGAAGCGGTATTTGTGCAGTTGTTTGCTTATTATATTGCCGATGAAAAAGGCTACGATATTGACCAACCCAGAAATTTGGCGAAGAGTGTAACCGTTGAATAA
- a CDS encoding sulfatase-like hydrolase/transferase, with translation MSKYLLKIQLIGLCLTIVLFGLQTYFFVAHPDNAYLLFKVEQVPNFAKIFIVQEMIILFFVFLFIVVLIAFLLFIFTRRRPLQTMPILLVLLTSLLYLLGRGWWDYPASIEQVPWLKSISLQTIFLGGVGVLLLLTGLTLLLTKSKLKTLPYLFLFILSQIAIGELVYYENFRFQLPPHTTAAGKFPDVYLLGFDAVDHATVQDILVKQLPSNHSTVFNHAITPVPSTNPAWHSLLSGLLPFEHGVRFFYGQPTSKVVYTDYLPHILKNFGFTTYYAADEPKTSYFEKDSGFNQILTQTYGWKFWFRTHLWNSYLWPSLVINNSFADRLLPQHNFNYADLYRYNPERFINKVFRWSGQTKSPNFLAFHTCYLHSPIHLNRWDLASHDTHYLKLSPSQFNFSNAIWYGHKELQSAPVGWINPYQVRKKPFRQFFDQFLVEFKAQGYFKNSITFLFSDHGERFHPNGEYFGGIHGMDLDTQEQMNVMLALVYDLAPLPNKIDYPVSLLEIKRTLLPLLLPTQDSPSLLNPERKPLYMESLGMADVLATDPKQKTYPIGELLPNLILLPSGAVDISTSYERKVVQSKVIKND, from the coding sequence ATGTCTAAATATTTACTTAAAATCCAATTGATCGGGCTTTGCCTCACCATCGTATTGTTTGGTTTACAAACTTATTTTTTCGTCGCCCACCCCGACAATGCCTACCTTCTTTTTAAGGTCGAGCAAGTCCCGAATTTCGCCAAAATTTTCATTGTTCAAGAAATGATTATTTTATTCTTCGTATTTTTATTCATCGTTGTGTTGATAGCCTTCCTGCTCTTTATTTTTACACGCCGTCGGCCTTTGCAAACCATGCCTATTCTGTTGGTTCTACTCACCTCGTTACTTTACCTCTTAGGCCGAGGTTGGTGGGACTATCCTGCCAGCATTGAACAGGTCCCTTGGCTCAAATCCATTTCTCTGCAAACTATTTTTCTAGGAGGAGTCGGAGTTTTATTACTGCTTACCGGCCTCACTTTACTCTTAACAAAATCAAAACTAAAAACCCTGCCTTATCTTTTTTTGTTTATCTTAAGCCAAATAGCCATAGGGGAATTAGTTTATTATGAAAACTTTCGGTTTCAGTTACCACCCCACACAACCGCTGCTGGAAAATTTCCCGATGTTTATTTGTTGGGTTTTGATGCGGTGGATCACGCCACGGTTCAAGATATTTTGGTTAAACAGCTCCCTTCTAATCACAGCACGGTATTTAACCACGCCATTACCCCGGTTCCTTCCACCAATCCTGCGTGGCATTCTCTATTAAGCGGACTACTTCCCTTTGAACATGGGGTGAGATTTTTTTACGGCCAACCTACTTCTAAGGTTGTTTATACCGACTACTTACCCCACATCTTAAAAAACTTTGGGTTTACTACTTATTATGCCGCCGACGAACCCAAAACCAGTTATTTTGAAAAAGACTCTGGCTTCAACCAGATTTTAACTCAAACCTACGGTTGGAAATTTTGGTTTCGCACCCACTTGTGGAATTCTTATCTTTGGCCTTCGTTGGTCATTAATAATTCTTTTGCCGATCGCTTATTACCGCAGCATAATTTTAACTACGCTGACCTTTACCGTTACAACCCAGAGCGTTTTATCAATAAAGTCTTTCGTTGGAGTGGGCAGACAAAATCACCCAATTTTTTGGCATTCCACACCTGTTATCTTCATTCCCCCATTCATTTAAACCGTTGGGATCTAGCCTCGCACGATACCCATTACCTGAAACTTTCCCCTAGCCAATTTAACTTTAGCAATGCCATCTGGTATGGCCACAAAGAACTGCAAAGCGCACCCGTTGGGTGGATTAATCCCTATCAGGTTCGCAAAAAACCCTTTCGTCAATTTTTTGATCAATTTTTGGTAGAGTTTAAAGCCCAAGGTTATTTTAAAAATTCGATCACCTTCTTATTTTCTGACCATGGTGAACGGTTCCACCCTAATGGCGAATATTTTGGAGGTATTCATGGCATGGATCTAGACACCCAAGAGCAAATGAATGTCATGCTAGCCTTAGTTTATGACCTGGCACCCTTACCCAACAAAATTGATTACCCAGTAAGCTTACTCGAAATCAAAAGAACTTTATTACCCCTACTTTTACCAACCCAAGACTCTCCGAGTTTACTCAACCCCGAACGCAAACCCCTTTACATGGAAAGCTTAGGTATGGCCGACGTACTCGCCACCGACCCCAAACAAAAAACCTACCCCATCGGCGAACTCTTGCCCAATCTCATTCTGCTACCCTCAGGTGCAGTCGATATTTCCACCAGCTATGAACGCAAGGTCGTGCAAAGTAAAGTTATCAAAAACGATTGA
- a CDS encoding helix-turn-helix domain-containing protein, which translates to MKVRRQILSYMDTLGLLVEKYEKDFFSHKLEKISGAEVLAFLMEQHKLRQNDLTEELGSQSIVSEILSGKRRLNNNQILALCKRFGVSPAVFFP; encoded by the coding sequence ATGAAGGTCAGAAGACAGATCTTAAGTTATATGGACACGCTAGGTTTGTTAGTTGAAAAATACGAAAAAGATTTTTTTTCTCATAAGCTTGAAAAAATTTCTGGTGCAGAAGTTTTAGCGTTTTTAATGGAGCAACACAAGTTAAGGCAAAATGATTTAACAGAAGAATTGGGGAGTCAATCGATTGTTTCCGAAATCCTCTCTGGTAAACGCCGACTCAATAATAATCAAATTCTTGCCCTCTGCAAACGGTTTGGTGTTTCTCCAGCAGTTTTTTTCCCCTGA